The following are from one region of the Oncorhynchus nerka isolate Pitt River linkage group LG8, Oner_Uvic_2.0, whole genome shotgun sequence genome:
- the LOC135572855 gene encoding YY1-associated factor 2-like: MGDKKSPTRPKRQPKPSAEEGNWDCSVCTYKNTAEAFKCMMCDVRKGTSTRKPRPVSQLVAQRVAPQFASPTLLPKKDKKDRTDQEKNDKEPTVKKNNHKKMRPRLKNIDRSSAQHLEVTVGDLTVIITDFKEKTKPPPSSTTTTTPPTSTTPSSTVSVSAEHHSGSSSDNNTERGVSRSSSPRGEGFLVGTESH, translated from the exons ATGGGAGACAAGAAGAGTCCAACCAG GCCGAAGCGTCAACCAAAGCCTTCGGCGGAAGAGGGAAATTGGGACTGTAGCGTTTGCACATACAAGAACACCGCGGAGGCTTTCAAGTGCATGATGTGCGATGTAAGGAAAGGGACGTCAACACG GAAGCCTCGTCCTGTCTCCCAGCTGGTTGCTCAGCGGGTAGCGCCGCAGTTCGCCTCGCCCACGCTGCTGCCCAAGAAGGACAAGAAGGACAGAACGGACCAGGAGAAGAATGACAAAGAGCCCACAGTGAAGAAGAACAACCACAAGAAGATGAG gcCCAGGTTAAAAAACATTGACAGGAGCAGCGCTCAGCACCTAGAGGTCACGGTTGGAGACCTGACTGTCATCATCACAGACTTTAAGGAGAAAACCAaacctcccccctcctccaccaccaccactacaccccccacctctaccaccccctccagcactgtgtctgtgtctgcagaACACCACAGTGGCTCCAGCTCAGACAACAACACTGAGAGAGGGGTCTCACGGTCATCTTCACCCCGGGGAGAGGGCTTCTTAGTCGGGACAGAGTCCCACTAG